TCTTTAGATATATATGCCACCAATTTTACACCATCTACTATAAAAACTcggattaaaaaatcatgtgttaTGTAATAGTCAGATTGGGGAATATAACAGTTCGGCGAATACCAAGCTTTCAAAACGTGTTTTCTAGAACGATCTAACCACAATTGAACCTCTTGCCCCATTATGTAAACAGATTTATGTCGTGGGCCGTCTACAGGATCCCTTTGTACCAAAAGAAGAGGGTCTTCTCGAGCTCGTTGGGACGACGAACTTGCTCCCTCAAATCCCGAAGCatttatttctgtgaaaaaacGAACATTTGTTATTCTTAAACATGGAGAATATTAATCTGAATATAAAGTACTTAAAAACTTTCAACTCAGGCctgtaatttgttacaaatttataaacgATCACGGTAAAAAATCAGTAtctataaatttaaagttttttaaagcaaCGAAGAATCTGCAGACGTGAAAGGGCTGTGAACTAGCGTGGGAACTTTAAGTAGATCGTACGAGACAGTCAGAAGTATGATAAGCCGTCACTAAGGGTTTGGGTTTGGACAGATTGTCAAAAAAATCTCGTAAAGAGTGCTTGCTG
This Belonocnema kinseyi isolate 2016_QV_RU_SX_M_011 chromosome 3, B_treatae_v1, whole genome shotgun sequence DNA region includes the following protein-coding sequences:
- the LOC117170039 gene encoding uncharacterized protein LOC117170039 translates to MKICISIVLLMIKIFLYFDEINASGFEGASSSSQRAREDPLLLVQRDPVDGPRHKSVYIMGQEVQLWLDRSRKHVLKAWYSPNCYIPQSDYYITHDFLIRVFIVDGVKLVAYISKDNRLIGVRAPQLLCK